Below is a window of Verrucomicrobiia bacterium DNA.
CGCCAGCGCTCTGCTCATCCCCCTCGTGGATTTTTTACCCTTCGACGACCCGCGCGTCATTTCCACACGTGAGGCCATCGAAAAAAATCTGGTTTCCCACGGCCTGGTTTACCGCTACCTGTCCGAAGACGGGCTTCCCGGTTCCGAAGGCACGTTCCTGATCTGCACGTTCTGGCTGATCGCCAATCTCGCCGGTCAGGGCAGGCTCGACGAGGCAAAAAAGATTTTCGAACACCTGGCGGGCTTTGCAAACGACGTGGGGCTGCTTCCGGAAGAAATGAATCCGGGCACCGGGGAATTTCTCGGGAATTTCCCCCAGGGGTTCAGCCATCTCGCGCTTGTGCGCACGGCGCGCGCGCTTTCGATGAGGGAGAAGGGGCAACATGCGGCCGCGGCCGATTTCGTCAAAGAGGGCTCGGTGTGAGCGGTCTGAACTTTATTCGGTTTCGAGGACCTGTTTGAGCGTCGCGAGATCGCGCTCCACAAGTTCCAGGTCGGAGCGGTAATCCTCGTACGACATGCCCGGCCGCTGAAAAAGCGTGAACAGCATCTCGGAGCCGCTTTCGTTAGGCACGACGCGCATGGGCACGAAAATTTCCGCGCCCGACGGCGGCGTGATGTAGTGGTCGAGCACGCCGAGATCGTTCTTCGGCGCGAACTGCAGTTTCAGCGGCCCCTGCGGCGTCTCGATCAGCCAGTGCCCATCCAGCCGTTTCACGGAAAGGCAGAAGGCCGGCGCCCATTGGGGAAGATTTTCGGGATTGGACACGAAGTCATAGACTCTCGCGGCGTTGCAGCGGATCGCGACGCTCAGCGTCTGGGCCGGCACGGGACCGGCATTACTCGTCGGATTCTTCATGTTGGCTCCTCTCTTTTTGGCTCCGGCCTTTGTAATTGAACAAATCCGGCAGAGAAAAATCTTTCTGGGTCCTGGCCTTGAGCGCGTTCAGGATTTTCATCTGGATGTTCACGGTGAGCGGCCTGCCTTTGCGGGCGTTGGCCACGTTTTTATGAGTCAGCTGTTCGGTGGAGCTGGCTACAAGATCGTGATTGGTAAGAGAAAGCCCGGTCATGACGCGGTCCAGAGGCTGAACCCCTTTCAGCGGCGCGCCTTCCATCAGAGCTTCCTTATAAAGCGCTCGAGCAGGCCGTTGAAGATTTCCGGCGCCTCGAGATTGACCAGGTGTCCCTTTTTTTCAAGCAGATGCAGCTCGGCGCCGGGAATGCATTTTTGCATGGCTTCGGTTTCCTGCGCGGTGACGAAAGTGTCTTCCATGCCCCCGATCACGATCGCGGGGCAGCGGATCGCGCCCAAAAGATCCTGCGAGTCGCGGCGGCCGGCCATGGCGCGCGTCGCCTCGCACACGCCTTCGCCCGTATTTTCCAGGATCAGGCCTTCAACTTTTTTGACGAGCGCCGGGTTGTTCGCCCTCGTGGTCGCGCCGAGCAGATTTTGGATGACGCCGGGCACGAACGCGGCAAGGCCTTCCCTGGAAATCTTTTCGATTGTCTTCACGCGCTTTTCTTTCACTTCCGGGGAGTCGGCGTTGGCGCGCGTCGCGAAAAATCCCAGACCGCGGACGCGTTCCGGAAACTGGCGCAGGAATTCAAGCATGACGTAGCCGCCCATGGAAAGCCCGCCGATCATGACCGGCTCATGGATGCCGAGTTTATCCAGAATCTCCGCCACGCCGGCCGCGGTTTGAGGAATCGAAGGCTCGGCCTGGCGCGCGGATTTGCCGAGGCCGGGAATTTCGGGCGTGATGACGCGCGCGAAACGCGACACGAGGCGCACCTGCTCTTCCCACATTTTGGAGGAAAGCGGGAACGCATGCACGAGCACGACGGGTTTTCCTTTTCCGGCTTCGGAGTAAGCAAGCATGGGGCGTATTCTACACGACGGCAGGCGCCCCGCGGAATTTTTAAGCGAGCAGCCGCGCCGCTTCCCTGAGGCCGGACAGATAAGCGCCGTGGACCGTGCAGGGAAACTGTTTGTTCGTGGCTTCGCCCGCAAAAAAAAGGCGGTCCGCCACGGGCTGGGACAGAATTTCGTAATCGTCCGGCGAGGCGCCGGTGGGAATGTAAGAATAGGACCCGCAAGCCAGCGGGTCCGTGGCCCAGCGCGTGATGCGCGTCCTCACCGGCTGCGGCGCCCCGGGAAAAGCCACGCGCAAGGACGTCATGGCCTGCGCCACGATCTCATCGTCGTCCAGAATCTCCATCTTGCGCGCCTTGTTGCCGCCGGCAAGCGCCACGAGGACGGGCGCCTGCGTCAGCCGGAAACGATTGACGAAACGGGTGAACGGCGCGTCCGGGCTCGCGATGCCGATGAAGTCGCGGTCCGCCGGCCAGAACACCTGGCCGAAATCGAGGAACACCATGTCCAGAACGCCCATGCCCAGGCGTTCGAGCGCCGCGCGCTTCCACTGCGGCAGGTCCGGCTCGAACCGCACGATGCCCGCCTGGAGAACGCCGAGCGGCAGCGTGATCAGCGCGCAATCCCCCAGAAATTCCCCATGGTCCGTGTCTACGCACACGGCATGCGGATTCCACCGCACGACGCGGACTTGATGGCCGGTCAGGATGTGCGCGTAATCAAGGCGCGTCAGGTTCTTCAGCACCTGATCGTAGCCTTCGGGGAAAACGAGATTCGGTCCTTCAAATTCGTTTTCCTGAGAATAATATCTTCCCGCGTGAAAGGCCAGATCCGCTCCGGAATAAATCACCTGAGATTCCTTGAACCATTGGCGGAGGGGCGGCGGCACGGCGCGCGTCTGCGGATGCTGGTCCACGACGTGCTCGGCCGAAAGATGCGGGCTGAGATAAGGCGCGGCTTTGGTGATGCCGGTGACCACGGATTCGAATTCTTCCCTGTTTTCCGCGGCGATCGCGTCGTCGACGAGCTTCCCGTCCGCATCGTACAGGTAAAAATTCGAGTACTCCGCGGCGATCGTGCGGGGATGCGCCTTTTGCACGAGGTCCATGATGGGATTGCCCGTGGCGCCGTGCACGACCTGGGCGCCGAGCTCGAGCGGTTTTCCCCAGCTGCGGTCCGTCCAGATCCTGCCGCCCAGGCGGTCGCGCGCTTCGATCACGGTCACGTCCGTGAAGCCGGCGAGTTCGTTGGCGGCGGCAAGGCCGGAGATTCCCGCGCCGATGATGATGATGCGTTTCTTTGCCGTCATGAAAACATCCTGGGAGGAAATGGCCTGCGGGGATCTTTTAAGGCAGCGTCCGCAAATTCCTAACGGCCTGCTCCCCTGTCAGGCTCTTTCATCTTAGAAGGCCCGGGAGGGAGCCGCATCAGCCGGGGGCCCGAAGGACTGTAGGAAAAATGCTGATTGTCGGAGAGACGCAGCGGGACCCGGAATTCCGGCTCAGGGCTTGTAAGAAAGGCGGTAGCCGATGAGCGGTTCGGTCAAAATGTAGACTGGCCGGTCCGGGTCCGGCTCGATCTTGCTGCGCAGGTTGCTGATCGTCACCCGCAGCAGATGGTCGGCCTTCACGGCCATCTCGGCTTTGTTCCAGACTTCCTGGAAAAAAGTCTTATGCGTCACGACTTTTCCCGCCTGCATCACCAGCGTTTTCAAAACCGTGTACTCGGTCGGCGACAAATGAACGGGATTGTCATCCACGCTCACCAGGCGCCGCTCGATGTCCACGGTGAGCCTGCCCGTCTTGAAAACCTGATTTTTACTGTGCGGCATCCACCGCCGCAGGACCGCATGCAGACGCGCCAGGAGCTCCGCGTTGCTGAACGGCTTGGTCAGATAGTCGTCGGCGCCGGCATAGAGCGCGGCCACTTTGTCCGCCTCTTCGTCGCGGACCGACAGGATGATGATGGGAATGGAAGAGCGGCTGCGGATTTCCTTGGCCACTTCCACGCCGTCTTTGTCCGGCAGCCCCAGGTCCAGGAAGATCACGTCCGGGCGCACGGACACCGACGCCTCGAGCGCGGTCTGCGCGTCGACGGCCTCGAAAATCCGGTAGCCCTCCGAAGCCAGCGTCGCCTTCAAAAAGCGGCGGATCGGCCTTTCGTCGTCCACGATCAGAATGCGGAGAGCGCCCATCTTGGTCACGCGTCTTCCTCGACTTTCCACGGAAGCGTGATCACCACTTTGGTGCCTTCCGGCGAATTTTTTTCAGCCCACATCATGCCTCCATGCGCTTCCACGATCCCCTTGCAGATCGAAAGCCCCAGGCCCGTTCCTGGAATTTTCCGCGGGCCCTGGACGCGGTAGAATTTTTCAAAAATGCGCGCCCTTTCTTTGTCGGGAATGCCGAACCCCTGGTCCAGGATCTCGAAAAGCAGCCTGTCCCGGGCCCGCGACGCGCGGATCTCCAGCGGCGACCCCGGCGGCGAATATTTCAAGGCGTTCTCAATCACGTTGCCGAGGACCTTCATCATGAGCGCGTAGTCCATGCTTACTTCCGGCAGGTCTTCGGCGACCTGGATACGGATGTTCCGTCCGTTCAGCTGCTGTTTGGAAAATTGCTGCAGCGAAACGCCGATGAGATCCCGAACCTCGCACGGCCGCGGGGAAATCTTGAGCGCGCCGGATTCCACGCGCGTCATGTCCAGCAGGTTCCCGACGAGATGATTGAGGCGTTCGGATTCTTCGTAGGCGGTTTCGATGAGCTCGCGCCGCGTGTCTTCGTCGAGAGCCGTGTGCTCGAGAAGCCGGCTCAAGGTTCCCGTGATGGAGACGAGCGGCGTCCTCAGGTCGTGCGACACCGAGCTGAGCAAAAGGGACAGGAGTTTTTCTTTTTCCGCGGCAAGGGTGCTGGCGCGCACGCGCGCCGTCAGATTGCTGATGATCAGGCCCACGACCAGGAAGACTCCGAGCGGGATCCAGTCCTTGTGGCTGAAAGCCATGAGGCTGAAACGCGGGGGCACGAAAAAAAAATCGTAGAGCAGCACGCACGTGATCGAGGCCGCGATGGCCGGGCCTTTTCCCCAGAAAAGCGCCGCGATCACCACCGCCAGCAGGTAAAACATGCTGAGGTCCCGTGCCGGCACGACGGCCTGGGCAAACCAGGCCACCACCGTCGCGAGGACTGCCAAGGCCAGGCTCAGGACATACGGATTGCGAAAGCTCTTGGGAATCAAGAAGGTACCCCCGCTGGAATGATATCAAAAACCGCTCCCTGCCGCATCCCTTTCGCGGCTTTTCTTTAATTGCTGATCAGGAGATGGCAGTTGCGCGCCAGATTGCTGACGAGCGTGCGCAGCACGTCGCCGCGGAGCAGGTTGACCAGCGCGCTCCTTTTCGTGGTCCCGATCATCACGGTATTGACTTCGAGTTCCTTCGCGGCGCGGGCAATCATCTTTCCCGGATTGTCCCCGAACTGCCAAATCGGAATGGCGGTCAGCCCCTGCCTTTCGATTTCCGCCTGGGCGGCCGCCAGCAGCTTCACGGCTTCCGAGGATGGCTCCACTTCCATGGGCAGTTCTCTGGACGGAGGCGTTTGTTCCACGAAGTTCAGGTAGACCGCCTTCTCGCCGAGCGCCTTGGCACGCAGCACGGCTTCCTGCAGCAGGTGCCGGTTCATGGAGCGAACGGAAACCAGAAACGAAGAACGGTAAAGCGAAGCGAGCTCGTGCGCCTCGGAAACCGTCAGCACGTTGACGGCCGGAACTTCGACGACCTCCAGCGGCAGCAGCTTCTTCGAGACAAAACGCAGCGACAGGCCCGCGGTGAGGATGCTTCCCACGAAGAGAAGGGCATTGTGTTTTTGCACGCAGATCGTCGCTTCGACGAAAAGAAGGACAAGCGCGGCCCCGCCCAGCAGCAGACGCTCGTGACTTTTGAGGGAGAGCGCGGAATTCGTGGCGCAGCTCGCCAGGTTCAGCGTGATGGCGCCCACGACTCCGATCGCGTACAGCGCGGCAAGTCCGATGAGGTCATGCTCGACAACCAGGACAAGGATCGGCACGAGCGTGGCCACGATCAGCGCCAGTTCCGGCATGCCGAAACGGTTCAGGCGCGAAAAAGCCGGCGGCAGCTCACGGTCTTTGGACATGACGAACTGAATGCTCGCCAGCGCGCCGACCGCGGTGTTGGCGGCCGAAAGCAGCAGAAAGCCGAAGATCAGTGAGATGAGATTGCCGTACCAGGGGCCGATGTAATGGTCGCCCAAGGCGCGAAGCATGTCTTCGGTATGTCCCGTGAGCCCGGGAATCGCATTCATCGCGATGCCCAGCAGAAACGTCAGGAGCGAAACTTCCAGCAGCACGGGCCAGATCGCCTGTTTCGAAGTCTTTTCCACGGGCTCGACCATGACGCCGGTCATGTTGGCAATGGCCTCGACGCCCGACAGCGCCAGGACGATCCCGACGAACACGCTCCAATTGTGGCCCCAATCCGAAGGCGGGGACGCGAGTTCCACGCGCCCCAAATGCGGCACCGTAAATAAAAACAAAATCCCCGCGGCGACGGAAGCCGCGAGCGCGATCCAGGTCGCGATGGTGCCCACGGTGCTGGGCCCGACCCAGTTCAGCGCGCCGATCATCAGGATCGCGGCAATGGCCCAGAGCGCGGGATGCGCGAAATGAAAATAATGGAAGGCGTCGAGCGCGCTCAAAGAAACCGTGACCACGTAGTCGGCCACGAGAAGCAGCGCGCCGATCACGGCGAGAAGCTGCGAGCGGTGTTTCACCGCGGAATACACGCCGCCCCCGTCGGGATAAATGCGGCAGATGATCATGTAACACACGGCGACAAAGGAGGTGAGCAGCGACATCAGCCCCAGAAAAAACCAGGAGGCATGCCCGGAAAGCCCGAAGGCAATCCCGAGGACGTACGCCTTGCTCGTCCCCCAGTCGCCGTAAAGCATGGCCCCGGCCTGGTACCATTTCAGTTCGCGCGGCCGTTCTACTTTTTTAGTGAGCAGCATTAGGTCCTCGATTTGAAAAAAGGTTAACAGGATCCGGAATTTCCGGGATCTCGGACTTAATCAAAAGGCATCCCGGGAATGCGTTCGCATTTCCCGGGATGCCTTCCGAAAGGTGACCCACGATTTGATTCTGTTAAACGGCCGCTTCCCCGGATTCTCCGGTACGGATGCGGATCGTATTTTCGACGGAAGAGATGAAGATTTTTCCGTCACCGACCGACCCGGAACGGCAGACTTCGACGATGGCATCGGACAGCTTCTTGACCTGCGCGTCCGTCACCACGATCTCGATCCTGAGTTTCGGCAGGAACGAGGTCTTGTACTCCGTGCCGCGGAACTGATGCGTCACGCCGCCCTGCTTGCCGTGGCCTTCCATCTTCGTGACCATCATGCCGGGATAGCCGATTTTTTCCAGATGCTGCCTGAGTAACTCCAGCTTTTCAGGCCGGATGATTGCTTCGATTTTTTTCATTTTATTTCTCCGTTTTCGTCTTCGTCTTAGCGAACCTGAGTCACGGCTTCGAGTTCCGGATAAGCCGAGCCGCCGTGTTCATGGACATCCAGGCCCTGGAGCTCGCCTTCGGTCGAAACGCGAAGATGGCCGGTGGCCTTGACCGCGTACATGAGGATCAGGCCGGAAACAAGGGCCGCGATCCCGATGATGACGTTACCGGTGGTCTGCGCCATGAGCTGCGTCATGCCGCCGCCGTAGAAAAGGCCTTTTACGACAACGGAAGAATCCATGCCGGTCGGCGAAGGAAGACCGTACTGCCCCGTGGCGAAAAGCCCCAGGCTGATCGTACCCCAAATGCCGTTGATGCCGTGAACGGGCCAAGCGCCGACGGGATCGTCAATGCGCCAATGTTCGAGCAGGTCCGTAGCGAGCACGACCAGCACGCCAGCGATCACGCCGATGATGATGGAACCGCCCGGAGAAACCCAGTAGCACGGGCACGTGATGGCGACCAGACCCGCGAGAATGCCGTTACAGGTCATGCCGCAGTCCCAGATCTTCGTGCGCGGAAAAACAAAGAACAGCGCCGAGAGACCGCCCGCGCAAGCCGCGAGCGTCGTGTTCGTGGCAACGCGCCCGATGCCCTGGAGGTCCATGGCCGAGAGCGTGCTGCCCGGGTTAAAACCATACCAGCCAAACCACAGGATGACCGTGCCGACAGCCGCGATCGTCATGTCGTGGCCGGGCATGGGTCCGCCGCCGTCGCGCTTGAACTTGCGTCCGAGACGAGGCCCGAGGGCAATGGCGCCCGCGAGGGCGATCATGCCGCCGATCGTGTGAATGACGGTCGAACCGGCGAAGTCACGGAACGCCGCCGGCTGCATGAGAGCAAGCCAGCCGTCCGGTCCCCAGGCCCAGTGGCCGAGGATCGGGTAAATAAAACCGCTGACGACAAAGCTGTACAGCAGGTCCCCGATGAATCCTGTACGGCCCACCATGGCGCCCGAAGTGATCGTCGAGGTGCAGTCGGCGAAAGCGAACTGGAAAAGGAAAAACGCCAGCGTCGCCACGCCCGAGCTTCCGTAGGTGTCCGGAATGCCGTGCAGGAAATAAAACTGGTTTCCGATCAAACCGTTCCCCGCGCCGAACATCCATCCAAATCCCCAAGCCCAGAAAAGAATGCCGCAAAGGCAGGTATCGACGATTCCTTCCAGGAGGATGTTGATGGTTTCACGGGAACGCGCAAACCCCGCTTCCAGCATCATGAAGCCGGACTGCATGAAAAACACGAGAAACGCCGCAATCAGCGTCCACATCGTATTGATCGGATTGATGTACGAAACAGTCTCTTCGGCCGCGTAAACTTTCGTTCCAAAAAAAGCGGGGATCCCGGCGATCAACAGGAAAAGCAGCGCCACGCCCCCCATCTTGCCGCCCAAAAGCGCATAAAAAAGACGACGCTCTTTCGGATCTCTCCATTTTTTCAAAAATCGATTGATCATGGTATCACCTTTCGTTTCTAAGCTGTTTTTCGAAAATCAAAAGCCCCTTGCCGGGCCCCCGGATTTCCGTGTTGTCGTGAAGTCTGACGCCGTCAAAGCGAGGTTTGTGCCAAAGACCGGCAAAACGGAAAATCGGTTTGTTTTTTGATGAAAAATTGATGCCTAACAAGGGGAGGAAAAAAGAGAAAAAACG
It encodes the following:
- a CDS encoding glycoside hydrolase family 15 protein is translated as ASALLIPLVDFLPFDDPRVISTREAIEKNLVSHGLVYRYLSEDGLPGSEGTFLICTFWLIANLAGQGRLDEAKKIFEHLAGFANDVGLLPEEMNPGTGEFLGNFPQGFSHLALVRTARALSMREKGQHAAAADFVKEGSV
- a CDS encoding SRPBCC family protein, with amino-acid sequence MKNPTSNAGPVPAQTLSVAIRCNAARVYDFVSNPENLPQWAPAFCLSVKRLDGHWLIETPQGPLKLQFAPKNDLGVLDHYITPPSGAEIFVPMRVVPNESGSEMLFTLFQRPGMSYEDYRSDLELVERDLATLKQVLETE
- a CDS encoding alpha/beta hydrolase encodes the protein MLAYSEAGKGKPVVLVHAFPLSSKMWEEQVRLVSRFARVITPEIPGLGKSARQAEPSIPQTAAGVAEILDKLGIHEPVMIGGLSMGGYVMLEFLRQFPERVRGLGFFATRANADSPEVKEKRVKTIEKISREGLAAFVPGVIQNLLGATTRANNPALVKKVEGLILENTGEGVCEATRAMAGRRDSQDLLGAIRCPAIVIGGMEDTFVTAQETEAMQKCIPGAELHLLEKKGHLVNLEAPEIFNGLLERFIRKL
- a CDS encoding FAD-dependent oxidoreductase encodes the protein MTAKKRIIIIGAGISGLAAANELAGFTDVTVIEARDRLGGRIWTDRSWGKPLELGAQVVHGATGNPIMDLVQKAHPRTIAAEYSNFYLYDADGKLVDDAIAAENREEFESVVTGITKAAPYLSPHLSAEHVVDQHPQTRAVPPPLRQWFKESQVIYSGADLAFHAGRYYSQENEFEGPNLVFPEGYDQVLKNLTRLDYAHILTGHQVRVVRWNPHAVCVDTDHGEFLGDCALITLPLGVLQAGIVRFEPDLPQWKRAALERLGMGVLDMVFLDFGQVFWPADRDFIGIASPDAPFTRFVNRFRLTQAPVLVALAGGNKARKMEILDDDEIVAQAMTSLRVAFPGAPQPVRTRITRWATDPLACGSYSYIPTGASPDDYEILSQPVADRLFFAGEATNKQFPCTVHGAYLSGLREAARLLA
- a CDS encoding response regulator transcription factor, with protein sequence MGALRILIVDDERPIRRFLKATLASEGYRIFEAVDAQTALEASVSVRPDVIFLDLGLPDKDGVEVAKEIRSRSSIPIIILSVRDEEADKVAALYAGADDYLTKPFSNAELLARLHAVLRRWMPHSKNQVFKTGRLTVDIERRLVSVDDNPVHLSPTEYTVLKTLVMQAGKVVTHKTFFQEVWNKAEMAVKADHLLRVTISNLRSKIEPDPDRPVYILTEPLIGYRLSYKP
- a CDS encoding DUF4118 domain-containing protein, translated to MIPKSFRNPYVLSLALAVLATVVAWFAQAVVPARDLSMFYLLAVVIAALFWGKGPAIAASITCVLLYDFFFVPPRFSLMAFSHKDWIPLGVFLVVGLIISNLTARVRASTLAAEKEKLLSLLLSSVSHDLRTPLVSITGTLSRLLEHTALDEDTRRELIETAYEESERLNHLVGNLLDMTRVESGALKISPRPCEVRDLIGVSLQQFSKQQLNGRNIRIQVAEDLPEVSMDYALMMKVLGNVIENALKYSPPGSPLEIRASRARDRLLFEILDQGFGIPDKERARIFEKFYRVQGPRKIPGTGLGLSICKGIVEAHGGMMWAEKNSPEGTKVVITLPWKVEEDA
- a CDS encoding universal stress protein; the encoded protein is MLLTKKVERPRELKWYQAGAMLYGDWGTSKAYVLGIAFGLSGHASWFFLGLMSLLTSFVAVCYMIICRIYPDGGGVYSAVKHRSQLLAVIGALLLVADYVVTVSLSALDAFHYFHFAHPALWAIAAILMIGALNWVGPSTVGTIATWIALAASVAAGILFLFTVPHLGRVELASPPSDWGHNWSVFVGIVLALSGVEAIANMTGVMVEPVEKTSKQAIWPVLLEVSLLTFLLGIAMNAIPGLTGHTEDMLRALGDHYIGPWYGNLISLIFGFLLLSAANTAVGALASIQFVMSKDRELPPAFSRLNRFGMPELALIVATLVPILVLVVEHDLIGLAALYAIGVVGAITLNLASCATNSALSLKSHERLLLGGAALVLLFVEATICVQKHNALLFVGSILTAGLSLRFVSKKLLPLEVVEVPAVNVLTVSEAHELASLYRSSFLVSVRSMNRHLLQEAVLRAKALGEKAVYLNFVEQTPPSRELPMEVEPSSEAVKLLAAAQAEIERQGLTAIPIWQFGDNPGKMIARAAKELEVNTVMIGTTKRSALVNLLRGDVLRTLVSNLARNCHLLISN
- a CDS encoding P-II family nitrogen regulator, yielding MKKIEAIIRPEKLELLRQHLEKIGYPGMMVTKMEGHGKQGGVTHQFRGTEYKTSFLPKLRIEIVVTDAQVKKLSDAIVEVCRSGSVGDGKIFISSVENTIRIRTGESGEAAV
- a CDS encoding ammonium transporter is translated as MINRFLKKWRDPKERRLFYALLGGKMGGVALLFLLIAGIPAFFGTKVYAAEETVSYINPINTMWTLIAAFLVFFMQSGFMMLEAGFARSRETINILLEGIVDTCLCGILFWAWGFGWMFGAGNGLIGNQFYFLHGIPDTYGSSGVATLAFFLFQFAFADCTSTITSGAMVGRTGFIGDLLYSFVVSGFIYPILGHWAWGPDGWLALMQPAAFRDFAGSTVIHTIGGMIALAGAIALGPRLGRKFKRDGGGPMPGHDMTIAAVGTVILWFGWYGFNPGSTLSAMDLQGIGRVATNTTLAACAGGLSALFFVFPRTKIWDCGMTCNGILAGLVAITCPCYWVSPGGSIIIGVIAGVLVVLATDLLEHWRIDDPVGAWPVHGINGIWGTISLGLFATGQYGLPSPTGMDSSVVVKGLFYGGGMTQLMAQTTGNVIIGIAALVSGLILMYAVKATGHLRVSTEGELQGLDVHEHGGSAYPELEAVTQVR